Below is a genomic region from Bombus pascuorum chromosome 7, iyBomPasc1.1, whole genome shotgun sequence.
tataaaacatataacttGTATCTTCGACGAGATAAAATGGCTTTGATATTTCCATTAACCGGATTAATTTCGATAACCAATCGTGAAATTGTAGTTGCTTCTTGCAGCAAACTAgctaaattgtataaataaactgCAACAAATTGCAGGAACcaagaaaaaattttctaccGGGGGCGGGTAAATTGTCATACATGAGAGTTCCAGAAATCAAAACTGAAGCGATTAGAATCGAAACCGGAGTTCGTGAAAAAGACCAAGTATCAGTATATTATGACCCCATGATCGCTAAATTAATCGTCTGGGGAAAAGATCGAAAAGAAGCGTTGGCTATACTTAGATCAAAGTTAAACGATTACAACGtaagtaaattttcaaatggaaaatgcatacgtattattttatcgaaaatcttggatatttatattgttttctgtatatatttttagatagcAGGACTAAATACTAATATAGAATTCATCAAAGATTTATGTTCCCATTTGAATTTTTTGCAAGGTGAAGTACACACGGGATTCATAGAGGAACATTGTCGAGAATTATTTCGAGAATTACACGTGCCATGTGAAGTTGTAGCTCAGGCTGCTCTCGCTTCTATACTTTACGAAGATACGCATTCTTTACGATCATCTCTTACAACTGTTGATCCTTTCAGCCCTTTTGCAACCGAAATTGGTTTAAGGTTTAATCACACTTTAACGCGAACTTTGTATTTCAACGTTTGCGATGATGATATCGAAGTTGAAATAAGATACATTGAACCTGAGGTCTATTCCATGAGAATCAATCAAATCGGTCCTTGGAGGAGAGTAACAGGCacattaaagaaaaaggaaaacacgCTGGAATTATGTACCGAAATTGACGAAACAATTGCTAgaacgaaaattattaaaattcataacaaATTGCATTTATTCACCAAAGCTAGTATCTTtccattttaatatatttttgatcgATGACTTTAAttccaaaaacaaaaacgcctAAGACCTGATTATCTtcaactttaatttttataggaCCGTGAATGGCAATTTAACATACCTcctaaaaaatttcttcataatCTTACAAAGTGTCAAAATAAGGTGGATCCATGCAAAGCTTTAAGTCCTATACCAGGTTCTGTAGAAAAGGTATGTGTGGCGAAAGGAGACACTGTAAAAATTGGAGACGCTTTACTTGTAATTAACGCCATGAAGATGGAAGtatgtttatattatgtttcaaaattattgtaaCTTCAGACATGTGTTTATGTTTCAAAGTTCATTATTTACTTACAGCACATTATCAGAGCATCCGTAAATGGAATGGTCGAAGACGTGCTATGTTCGATAGGTGACAATGTGCCAAAGGATAAAATTCTGGTTAAATTAACTAAATCTGTATCTTGAAACACAAACATTATACATTGTTAttgtcttcttttattttttattttacttaatcgCTCTGaaacaattcttttttatcttacaGTTACAAAAgattcataatatttaataataaattcttattcgACCAACGTATACGTGTATTTTATACgcaaatcaaatttaaattacatatacgtacttacgtacaATATATGAATActaatttcaatcttttatgaattatatattgcgcgaatatatatgtatacaatgtATATTGATATACgcaatacataaaatatataaattacaatcaaATGTATCAAATCAAACTATACAAACTGCCTGACTGTATTTCCGTTGTGTTCCCGCCGAAATCCGCGCCAAAACAGTGTTGTACTGTTCGTTTATGTAGATACATTATTTCAAGAATGATAAGgtgctttttaaataattcttagaCTAAATTAACAAGGAGAAAAGAGAGTTGTAGAAAGAATGAGTAATTTTCGATCTTCAATGCGATACATTTCTCCTAATGCAAGGTAATGCAATAAACTAGAAATAGATAGAGGCATTGAACGAAGGTtagaaagttatttattttcggCATATATGATCacgttgaataattttatttttagagttTTGACTGCCAAACCTCAAGTGGAACAAACGCTTGATATAAGACAAACTCAAAATAAAGCAagaaatagtattacctggtttTTCATCAACAGTTCTTTACTTGGAATCCTCGTCTTTGACATGTAAACTattcatatttcttaattaatcaATTGTTCGCTCTATCagtaatgaaagaaatatacatGTTTTGTATGTTACCTTTTTAGAGTATATGGAGGTGCAACATATGAACCATTCTGTTGGGCTGAGTGGTGTTTGGCCTTGATATTTGCATTAAATGCTGTTTAtcatataacaaaatatatatgggCAAATTTTTCTCTGCGGCCAATTCTGCTGAATCCTAAGCAAAGATACCTATTAGGTATATCAGAGGATGACtctctttttaaaaatgagaGACCATCGTCTCCAAAAACTTCTGAGCCACCGGTCTCATTAAATTTATCATGCATTAGCCTCAATAGGAGAATGACCTCACTTGGGTCCACAGGATTAAGCGAATCTAGTATGATAAACTTCTTTTCTACATTCTGATATTATTCGAAGCTATTTGTgtttactatatataaaacttGTTTTTAAGAGGACTTTTCATCGCCGAATCAGTTTTTTAAGTATGGTAGCCCTACATCACAAAAGTCAGTATCTAGTCCCAATGGATCTTTGAATAAATCTCTCAATATTTCGGCAAATGGAAATTTGACAAGTGAAGATTTGATACAAAATGAGAGAGAACTAAAGAATTACTTGGAGGAAGCTCACCAAAAAAAACACGTTTTATCAACGGATATTGATCAGCCTTCCAATTTGCTTAGCTCATTTTGGTCGCATCCAGCGATTAGAAGCCCTGGGGAAGTTTCTCCATTGTTAAGAAGATGTGCATACCAATTAGCGCCCATTATTGGTAggaaagaatatatttctttcctttgataaaataaaatttatgatgcTTCCTTCTCTCGTAGATAAATCAGCTAGTCCCGGGAGCGAAGAGGGCAATTCACCTAGGGGTATATTCGGCGCCCCGGATGTTTGgagaaaatatagaatcgATCCAATTAAAGTTAACGAATGGACAGCTAATCTTCGCATGGTAAGTAAAACGATCAGATATTgagtaaatttcattatttccaaatatacgtacatatataaaaagaacattGTCTCAACTATTTCAGTGGATTAGCAAAACAGTTATTGAACGTGTAGCAACCGAAATTGATAATGTTTGTTTGGCATTGGTCCGTCATGGTTTAAGCGATTCCCAATTAGGATGTGTTGGATTGCATAGATTAAGAAAACTTGCCCAAGCACCGTTTTTAGTATTTGCTATTCCTACTTTACCAACTTTAGTACCTTTTCTAGAACTTTCTAACAATcaggaatatttaattaagagaattaaaattcttgCAAAAGGGGGTTCAATGAGTGAATTCAAGTGGAATGGTGGAGGATCTCATAATGGTAAAGAATGGGATTCTAGCTTACCAACCGATTCagcggtaatttaatttttttgaatttttgtaaaatattatccaGATACAATcaacaatatgtatatattattgtatttctgCAGATAGTTATGCACTTGGTATCAACGTATATGGATACACAATTGGAAGCCCCTTTAGATCAACCCGATGCACGACCATTTACATCGAGGTATATGGCTAGATCAGGAATAACTTTACCACGTAGCAAAGGTCCTGTGATAGTATGCCAATCTATAAATCCACCGCATTACAGTTTGGCACATACTGGAGATTCATTGCCTAGCGATTATGAGGAAATACAACGTGTAAGTAGAtccaattaaatttactttatcatTACGTTCACTTACTTTAGTGTAATATTTGCGAGTTGAGACTaattctttcctcctttctcaTTTTTAGGGTAGGAACAACTTATTTCATACACTcctgttatttttatacattgttaAGACAAGAGATCACGGTATGTTAGGCCGTGTTAATTTGGGTACATCGGGTATAAACGTTTTATGGGTAATCGATGGTTGAATATCTGATACCCTAACAAGTGATAAAATTACACCGCGAATATTCGACtacatatcattttttttctttttcttattatatttctttttaacagTTTGTTTGTACCTTTATTGTAcatttatcttatttaaattaaaaatattttacgcgcGTATGTGTGTACCAACAGAAGGagcagaaatttattataatcgtttTGATActacgaatatattttattcacagTACTTAAGtatatgtacaaataaatcataaatcaCGATCCgcatacattaaaaataaaattttaatatattgttgaacAGCATATGATTGCTGTTTTGCGCTCGTCTTAGATgtcattttacaaattttattgtgCATACTCATGCATACACATTAAAACAACTACCGCAGAATTTTCCGCGGAATTCTTAAAACTGTCATCATATGACCAAATAAATGCGTCATCTTAACGGATCGTAAATGAATCTGCACTCCTATTCGTGTTCCATCGATATCATGCCACACGCAAGGAATGCATTTACTTTCAACGTTAGCATTAACGCCACTTTCTATACAAtctcataattaattttttctagttTGTTTTATTCCAACGATCGGAAATCCATATgtcgtataaaattatgttgcactttttgtgcaatttataatacattctTTGGATAACGGTCTCTGTACATTTAAAATCAATCGGTATATACACCGTTGTTATGtcatgataaaataataataacgtattcgatatacaattaaaaaacaacAGATTCGTTTGTACGTTAGTTTGTAATTCTGTAAGTTCAAGATGATGATTTTTCAAGGCTAAGCTATGCTTCACGAAATCACAACACCTTGACGATATCAACGATTGATCCGCTCAGAGTAAATTTAGAAAGAATCGTCGAGATCATCttacatttgtattattttaaaatgacaTCATATATGAAATTAGATGAAACGTTTGATGGTTTCCAGTGAAATACGACAACAAAATGgatttcacaaaatatttctgtacGACTTTTGTACCTTTAGTTCAAATATACGTGTGTGCGTGTATACGCGTATATATTTacgcatatacatatatatttgcgTGCCTACAGATCGCAATCATAATTGCTTTTTAATCAACAATAATCGACGAGAAAAGAGACACACATAGACACATCAGGACTTGTACGCATGGGcgtacacatacacacataaatcaacaaatgtttaaataaactgATTCAAAACTATGTGATACAGGAtctcttgttttcttttatgcTTAAAACGACTCCGTTACATACAAGTAAAATAAGTTTTCATTCAACTGcatttttgtttcctttctcCTTGTTCTAGATTTTTACAATAACTACGactcatatttaaatataaacagagatatacaatatataatacaaagtcAAAGACAATATTTCAATCACATTTCCCCTTcccctctctttctttgtTGTGATGCtgagagaaagaaagtt
It encodes:
- the LOC132908655 gene encoding transmembrane protein 209; the encoded protein is MSNFRSSMRYISPNARVLTAKPQVEQTLDIRQTQNKARNSITWFFINSSLLGILVFDIVYGGATYEPFCWAEWCLALIFALNAVYHITKYIWANFSLRPILLNPKQRYLLGISEDDSLFKNERPSSPKTSEPPVSLNLSCISLNRRMTSLGSTGLSESKDFSSPNQFFKYGSPTSQKSVSSPNGSLNKSLNISANGNLTSEDLIQNERELKNYLEEAHQKKHVLSTDIDQPSNLLSSFWSHPAIRSPGEVSPLLRRCAYQLAPIIDKSASPGSEEGNSPRGIFGAPDVWRKYRIDPIKVNEWTANLRMWISKTVIERVATEIDNVCLALVRHGLSDSQLGCVGLHRLRKLAQAPFLVFAIPTLPTLVPFLELSNNQEYLIKRIKILAKGGSMSEFKWNGGGSHNGKEWDSSLPTDSAIVMHLVSTYMDTQLEAPLDQPDARPFTSRYMARSGITLPRSKGPVIVCQSINPPHYSLAHTGDSLPSDYEEIQRGRNNLFHTLLLFLYIVKTRDHGMLGRVNLGTSGINVLWVIDG